From a region of the Thermomicrobium roseum DSM 5159 genome:
- a CDS encoding glycosyltransferase family 2 protein, whose translation MNRLPSETRATMLPISGTLSLVLPAYNEAANLEAVVRRALEVLPALVEDFEVVIVDDGSRDGTSQIADRLAASDPRVRVVHHETNRGYGAALRSGFAAARGDLIMFMDADQQFDPADFAHLAPFVPYADIVAGYRVKRRDPWIRLVYAAIFNAAMRLLFGITVRDIDCAFKVLRGDLVRALHLTMNGALVNTELLVKAQRAGATIVEVGVRHYPRLSGEPSGGSVRVIRRAVCEVAQLWWQLLWYQPPRGVGRGRPQPRSSQLVRAGVMVGLGATALYWLWRRFAGGRPTQER comes from the coding sequence ATGAACAGACTCCCGAGCGAGACTCGAGCGACGATGCTGCCGATCAGTGGCACGCTCTCGCTCGTCCTACCTGCGTATAACGAAGCAGCGAATTTGGAAGCAGTCGTCCGGCGAGCGCTGGAGGTTTTGCCAGCTCTTGTCGAGGACTTCGAGGTGGTCATCGTCGACGATGGAAGCCGGGATGGTACGAGCCAGATCGCTGACCGACTCGCTGCTTCCGATCCGCGTGTGCGGGTGGTTCACCATGAGACCAACCGGGGATACGGTGCTGCCCTGCGTTCCGGCTTCGCCGCGGCACGCGGTGACCTGATCATGTTCATGGATGCTGATCAACAGTTCGATCCAGCTGACTTCGCGCATCTGGCACCCTTTGTTCCCTATGCGGACATCGTTGCCGGGTATCGGGTCAAGCGGCGTGATCCCTGGATCCGTCTCGTCTATGCCGCGATCTTCAATGCAGCGATGCGGCTGCTGTTCGGTATCACCGTTCGGGATATCGATTGCGCCTTTAAAGTGCTCCGAGGTGATCTCGTCCGTGCGTTGCACTTGACGATGAACGGGGCACTGGTCAATACGGAACTCCTGGTCAAGGCACAACGCGCGGGAGCGACCATCGTCGAGGTCGGTGTCCGCCACTATCCGCGTTTGAGCGGTGAACCATCCGGCGGTAGCGTGCGAGTGATCCGGCGTGCCGTCTGCGAGGTAGCGCAACTGTGGTGGCAGCTACTCTGGTATCAACCGCCGCGTGGAGTCGGACGTGGACGCCCGCAGCCGCGTTCCAGCCAGCTCGTCCGGGCAGGGGTAATGGTGGGACTCGGGGCAACCGCGTTGTACTGGCTCTGGCGACGATTCGCCGGTGGGCGGCCGACTCAGGAGCGGTGA
- a CDS encoding FHA domain-containing protein, with the protein MELVTQLPFEWFVLLLRLVFAFLLYFFIFLLARIMLRELAAAAVTSSEEGGPPGHLIVQSPGSTGLRPGTRLPLEPVTVIGRHPSCTVRLDDAFISTEHAQLTWEQGRWWITDLKSTNGTRVNGKPVTAPTGLRYGDVIELGDVRLVLAP; encoded by the coding sequence ATGGAGTTGGTGACGCAACTCCCGTTCGAGTGGTTCGTCTTGCTCCTGCGCCTCGTCTTCGCCTTTTTGCTGTACTTCTTCATCTTTCTCCTGGCACGGATCATGCTGCGGGAGTTGGCCGCGGCCGCCGTGACCAGTAGCGAGGAGGGAGGGCCGCCCGGCCACTTGATCGTGCAATCACCTGGATCGACTGGTCTTCGGCCGGGCACACGCTTGCCGCTAGAACCGGTCACGGTGATCGGGCGTCATCCCTCGTGTACGGTGCGGCTGGACGACGCGTTCATCTCGACCGAGCATGCCCAGCTGACGTGGGAACAGGGACGATGGTGGATCACCGATCTCAAAAGTACCAATGGAACGCGCGTCAACGGGAAACCGGTCACTGCGCCGACGGGGCTCCGGTACGGCGACGTGATCGAGTTGGGAGACGTTCGGCTGGTCCTCGCCCCGTGA
- a CDS encoding DUF167 domain-containing protein has translation MTFAPIDRAGPAVEFWVQVQPRAPRAEVAGSRRDALLVRVTAPPRDGEANEAVLRLLAETLHLPRGSIRIIAGTAQRRKRIRIDGLTSKELLERLAPILHRS, from the coding sequence ATGACCTTCGCCCCGATCGACCGAGCCGGACCAGCCGTCGAGTTTTGGGTTCAGGTCCAGCCGCGCGCTCCGCGAGCGGAAGTTGCTGGTTCGCGACGCGATGCCCTGCTCGTCCGAGTGACAGCACCGCCGCGTGACGGTGAGGCGAACGAAGCGGTCCTCCGCCTTCTCGCCGAGACGCTCCATCTCCCCCGCGGGAGTATCCGCATCATCGCCGGGACAGCGCAGCGACGCAAGCGCATTCGCATCGACGGCCTGACCAGCAAGGAATTACTGGAGCGACTCGCTCCCATCCTTCACCGCTCCTGA
- a CDS encoding cellulase family glycosylhydrolase: MKVARFIVLALLVFGVLANVVPVKHVQAAAPTVPEDLEMPRYFPETGFWVQGPFRRFWETQGALFVFGYPITGVFQQDGYWRQYFERAVFEYHPEKAGTVDEVQLVRVGAWRVSGREKEEPFRPVAWFPDTTDRRYFPETKHSLAYGFKNYWDRYGGWRVFGLPLSEEFTEQNPPPPAGDGRSYTVQYFERARFEYHPENRGTPYEVLLGLLGWEYLQARGAPAEARAKQDATLPPYDPIRKRQYGPHVGYGFNVAWRGDNDGDGFNQRTMELVKGAGFSWIRVQAIWRDIEPRPGRYDTHALDRIIDAASRNGVKVVVSVVKAPAWADPNGGIPADPAPFGKLMEFLAKRYAGKVHAWEIWNEQNLALETGGHVDVGRYVRLLKEGYQGVKRSDSKAIVLFGGLTPTGVMDPSIAIDDVEYLRQAYAYNNGEIKRYFDHIATHPGGTLNPPDALWPERPGPGPGWIDHPSFYFRRAEQIRQVMVENGDGAKQVWLTEFGWSTANQAPGYEYGRYVSEQQQAQYLVRAFQIARSQWPWAGVLLVWNLNFSTITQPSDEKYPWSVVYADWNPRPAYRALQEMPK; this comes from the coding sequence GTGAAGGTCGCGCGATTCATCGTTCTCGCGTTGCTCGTGTTTGGCGTTCTGGCGAACGTCGTACCAGTGAAACACGTGCAGGCAGCAGCGCCGACGGTTCCAGAAGACTTGGAGATGCCACGCTATTTTCCCGAAACAGGTTTCTGGGTCCAGGGGCCGTTCCGCCGCTTCTGGGAAACGCAAGGAGCTCTCTTTGTCTTCGGGTACCCGATAACGGGTGTCTTTCAGCAGGATGGGTATTGGCGACAATATTTCGAGCGGGCCGTCTTCGAGTATCACCCGGAAAAGGCCGGAACAGTCGACGAAGTCCAGCTCGTGCGGGTCGGAGCGTGGCGGGTGAGTGGTCGCGAGAAGGAGGAGCCGTTCCGACCGGTGGCCTGGTTTCCCGATACCACGGATCGGCGGTATTTCCCGGAGACGAAGCATTCCCTGGCATACGGCTTCAAGAACTACTGGGATCGGTATGGGGGATGGCGGGTGTTCGGCTTACCGCTCTCCGAGGAGTTCACGGAGCAAAATCCGCCACCTCCGGCGGGAGATGGGCGCTCGTACACGGTGCAGTACTTCGAGCGCGCACGCTTCGAGTACCATCCTGAGAATCGCGGAACCCCATATGAAGTGTTGCTCGGTCTCTTAGGGTGGGAATACCTCCAGGCCCGGGGAGCTCCTGCCGAGGCCCGAGCCAAGCAGGATGCGACTTTGCCGCCCTACGATCCTATCCGGAAGCGGCAGTATGGTCCTCATGTCGGTTATGGGTTCAATGTGGCGTGGCGCGGAGACAACGACGGTGACGGTTTCAATCAGCGGACCATGGAGCTCGTCAAGGGTGCAGGCTTCTCCTGGATACGTGTGCAGGCGATTTGGCGGGATATCGAGCCGCGACCGGGACGATACGATACGCATGCCCTCGATCGCATCATCGATGCAGCATCACGCAATGGCGTGAAAGTCGTGGTGAGCGTCGTCAAGGCACCGGCATGGGCTGATCCGAACGGCGGTATACCGGCTGATCCGGCACCGTTCGGGAAACTGATGGAGTTCCTCGCCAAGCGTTACGCTGGCAAGGTTCATGCCTGGGAAATCTGGAATGAACAGAATTTGGCGCTGGAAACCGGCGGACACGTCGATGTCGGTCGCTATGTACGTCTGCTGAAGGAAGGCTATCAGGGAGTGAAACGCAGTGATTCGAAGGCGATCGTCCTCTTCGGTGGTCTCACGCCGACTGGTGTGATGGATCCCTCGATCGCGATCGACGACGTGGAGTACTTGCGGCAGGCGTATGCCTACAACAATGGCGAGATCAAGCGCTATTTCGACCACATCGCGACACATCCCGGCGGCACGCTCAACCCGCCTGATGCCCTGTGGCCGGAACGACCGGGACCGGGACCGGGCTGGATCGACCACCCGAGCTTCTACTTCCGTCGCGCAGAACAGATCCGGCAGGTCATGGTCGAAAACGGCGATGGTGCCAAGCAGGTGTGGCTAACCGAGTTCGGCTGGTCGACGGCAAACCAGGCTCCTGGCTACGAGTACGGCAGGTACGTCAGCGAGCAGCAGCAGGCGCAGTATCTCGTCCGCGCATTCCAGATCGCGCGCTCGCAGTGGCCGTGGGCCGGTGTGCTTCTAGTCTGGAACCTGAACTTCAGTACGATCACGCAACCGAGCGATGAGAAGTATCCCTGGTCCGTGGTTTATGCTGACTGGAACCCTCGGCCGGCATATCGGGCGTTGCAGGAGATGCCGAAATGA